In Phragmites australis chromosome 24, lpPhrAust1.1, whole genome shotgun sequence, the following are encoded in one genomic region:
- the LOC133906920 gene encoding deoxymugineic acid synthase 1-A-like: protein MADQWRAVPVTSVPLSSGRPMPRVGFGTASFPLGEGDDRPVVREAVLRALDSGYRHFDTAAVYGTERALGDAAAEAVRAGAIASRDDLYVTSKLWITDAHPGRVLPALEKTLRNLQMEYVDLYLIHFPVSMRPPAAQGSPVVVKEDLVAMDMKGVWEEMEECKRRGLAKAIGVSNFSCKKLEHLLSFAKIPPAANQVEVHPYCRQTKLRQFCMERGIQLCAYSPLGGKGAPWGNSSVMDCPVLKQIAVDRGKTVAQVCLRWVYELGDCVITKSFNERRMRENLGIFDWELTGEDHCKISALPESRGTYDFFVHESGPYKTADEFWDGEIVAGQCNQTPVDLSS from the exons ATGGCCGATCAATGGAGGGCCGTTCCCGTGACGTCCGTACCTCTGAGCTCCGGCAGGCCGATGCCGCGCGTGGGCTTCGGCACGGCGTCGTTCCCGCTCGGCGAGGGCGATGACCGTCCCGTCGTGCGCGAGGCCGTCCTCCGTGCCCTAGATTCCGGGTACCGCCACTTCGACACGGCCGCGGTGTACGGCACGGAGCGCGCGCTCGGGGACGCCGCCGCGGAGGCCGTGCGCGCCGGGGCCATCGCCTCCCGCGACGACCTCTACGTCACCTCCAAGCTCTGGATCACCGACGCACACCCTGGCCGCGTCCTGCCGGCGCTCGAGAAAACACTGCG GAATCTGCAGATGGAGTACGTGGATCTGTATCTGATTCACTTCCCGGTGAGCATGCGGCCGCCCGCAGCGCAAGGAAGCCCGGTGGTGGTGAAGGAGGACCTGGTGGCAATGGACATGAAGGGGGTgtgggaggagatggaggagtgCAAGAGGCGAGGCCTGGCCAAGGCCATCGGCGTCAGCAACTTCAGCTGCAAGAAGCTCGAACACTTGCTCTCCTTTGCCAAGATCCCTCCAGCTGCTAATCAG GTTGAGGTGCACCCGTATTGCCGGCAGACGAAATTGAGGCAGTTTTGCATGGAGAGAGGCATCCAGCTCTGTGCCTACTCTCCACTGGGCGGGAAGGGCGCACCATGGGGCAACAGCTCCGTCATGGACTGCCCTGTCCTCAAGCAGATCGCCGTCGATAGGGGCAAAACCGTAGCCCAG GTGTGCTTGAGGTGGGTGTATGAGCTTGGCGACTGCGTGATCACCAAAAGCTTCAATGAGAGGAGGATGCGCGAGAATCTCGGCATCTTCGACTGGGAGCTCACAGGCGAGGACCACTGCAAGATCAGTGCTCTCCCAGAGTCCAGGGGAACCTACGATTTCTTTGTCCACGAGTCCGGACCGTACAAAACTGCCGATGAGTTCTGGGACGGCGAGATCGTCGCCGGCCAATGTAACCAGACACCTGTCGATCTATCCAGCTAA